The following is a genomic window from Paenibacillus sp. FSL R5-0766.
GGCAAAATCAGCTGATAATATCGATGGGGCAATTTTAATCATGTTAATACCTCCGCTTCTTATCTTTCATTTCGGTCAGGAACAGGACATAGTGCTGATATCGGCTTTCGGAGATCAGACCTTCCTCCTTGGCCGCAAGCACACGACAGCCTGGTTCATGTGTATGGGTACAACCTCGGAATTTGCACTGATCTGCAAACTGGGCGAATTCCCGGAAACAAGTGGAGAGTTCCTCCACACCGATCTCCAGAAAGTCCAGTTGGCTGAATCCTGGTGTATCCGCAACAAATCCACCATTATCCAACGGAATAAGCTCCACGTGCCTGGTGGTGTGTTTCCCTCGTCCCAGACGCATGCTGATCGCATTTGTCTCCAGCGTCAGGCCCGGCATCAATGCGTTTAACATGGACGACTTGCCTACACCGGATTGTCCAGAGAATACGCTGATCTTACCAGCCAGACGGTCTCTGAGCAATTCACTGCCTTCACCGGTACGTGAACTTGTGGAGATCACTTCATAACCCACCTGTTCATACAATGCTTTCACTTCAGCAACAGTGTCTTTGGCTGGATCAGCCAAATCCAGTTTGGTCAACACAATGAGTGCATCCAGCCCCGCCTGCTCGATGTGAACAAGGAACTTGTCCAACAGGTTCAGGTTCATATCCGGTTCCTTCACAGAGAACACAAGAACAGCCAAACTTACATTGGCTACAGGAGGACGGATGAGCTCTGTCTCACGCTTCCGGATTTCATCTACCGTTCCTTCTCCGTTCTCTGTCAACATGTAGCTGACGCGGTCACCTACAAGCGGTGACGTTCCCCGTTTTCTGAAGATACCTCTGGCTCGACATTGAACGGCGGAACCTTCAACCGAAGGAACCCCGTTGTCTTCCACTGGCATGACATAATAGTAACCGCTTAGCGCTTTAACGATGATACCTTCTGGCATAGCTCCGTCGCCCTCCTTTAGATGGTGGTACATTTACTCCAGACGCCAGCATAAGCCGCCCTTATGGACGGCTTGATGCGTTAATGACTTCCTTTTTCTTCTCTTTTTCCTTGCCGTGCCCCTTACCATTATTCATGGCAGAAGTGTCCTCATCTACGCTCTCACCCTCACCGTCTGCCGGTGTGGACTCAGGTTCACCTTCCTGATTGGAATCAACACTTCCCTCATCAACGCTACCTTCACCTGGATCAGGCTCATTTTCTGGCGGCGTCTCAGTGCTTTGTTCCGGGTCAATGGAAGGTACGTTTACTGTTCCGTTTTTGGCTTCACTGTAGGAGACAAGATACGTATCCAGGAACTGTCCATCACGATAGACGGACACAGCCCCATTTTCATTTGGAGCGAGTACAAGTGGAATGGTCAACATTTGGGTTGAATTAACAGTGCGAGTTCCCCATTCCTGATTTTTGCCACGTGCATCTTCATATGTGATACGGATTTTACTGTTTTTGCCCTCTTCTTTGGGTGATACATTGATATCAAAAGGATATTGCAGCGCTTCAGGTGGATACCCTGTGCTGATAAAGATCGTAATCTTATCGCCAGGACTCACCTCTGTGCCCGCTTCCACAGGCCATTGCTGCGTCACTTTGCCCTTTTCTATCGTATAGCTTGGTTCTTCCTGCACCTGAGCAAGTTCCAGTCCAGCAGATTTAAGCTTTTCTTCAGCTTCACTGCGGGTAAGATTTTTCAGATCAGGCATTTTGACCGTTTCAGTGCCTTTACTTACGGTTAACTCAATCTGAACTGTCACAGGATCGAATTCCTCATTCACACCCGGCGTCTGGGAAATAACAGAACCTGAAGCCACATCATTGGAGAAGTCATCTTTCCGCTGAATCTGATCTTCCTTAATGCCAAGCGCAGTCAACTTCTTGACAGCCTCATCATAAGGGTCTTGTTTGACATCAATCATTTTCACCAGTTCTTTTTCTGCCCCAACACTGATCTGGACCTCGGAACCTTCTTTGACAACATCGCCTTCTTTTCTGCTCTGTTCATAGACGATACCGGGTTCGACACCTTCCTGGTACAGACGGATGACCTCATCACTGACGACGAGTCCTTTCTCCTCAAGCATTTCCCGAGCTTTTTCTTCTGTCTGGGTGATCACGTTAGGCACGGTTACTTCAGGTACAACCAGCATACCCTTGACATACCATACAACTCCCACCATGGCGATTAGAATAAGAACGGTTAATGAGATGAGTAGTGCTGGCTTCTTCCAGCTCTTGGATTTGGCCTTACCCTTGCCAGTTTCTTCGTCAGACTCCATCACTGGCACCGCACCCGTCGATGTAACTCCACGCGGTTCAGGCTTGATCGCTGGCATTACGCGAGTCTGGTCTATATCATCCTCATCCGGAAAATCAATCTTCGTTTCATTACGTCTCTCCGGCATCAGGCAAGTTTCCAGATCGGTCTGCATTTCTTTGGCCGACTGATAACGTTCCTGCGGATTTTTACGCATGGATTTTAAGATGACATTTTCCACACTTTGCGGAATCAATGGATTGAATTTGCGTGGTTCATCGAACTCTTCCTGCAAATGCTTCAATGCCACACTGATTGGACTTTCACCCAGAAACGGAAGTTGCCCGGTAAGCATTTGGTAAAGTACGATCCCAAGAGAATATAAGTCCGATTTTTCACCAGTAACGATGCCTTTGGCATGCTCTGGTGAGAAGTAATGTACAGAACCAACTACGGAACCGGTCTGCGTAATCGTTGTAGATGTAACCGCACGGGCAATCCCGAAATCCGTTACTTTCACACGGCCATTCCGGCCAATTAATATATTGTGGGGTTTGATATCCCGATGAATGATTTGATTATGATGTGCATGATCAAGAGCATCTGCAATCTGGGAAGCGATTCGCACCGATTCGTCCACCTGCAGAGGGGCGCGTTCTTTAATAATTTCATTCAGGTTTTTGCCTTCCACATACTCCATTACAATATAATGAACGTCATCTTCCTGCCCCACGTCATAAATGCTGACTACATTCGGATGAGACAGCGATGCTGCCGACTGTGCTTCCCTGCGGAAACGGCGAATAAACTCTTCGTCATGCACAAACTGTTGTCTAAGAACTTTGATCGCTACATTCCGGTTCAACAGAAGATCCTGGGCTTTGTACACAAGAGCCATGCCGCCACCACCGACACGCTCAATCACTTCATAGCGTCCGCCTAGCTGGTGCCCAATCATGACTCACACCCCGTTTCCGTATCCACGGAACCTTCCCTCTGCAACTCGAACAAAGCAACCGTGATGTTGTCGTCTCCCCCAGCAAGTAAAGCCAACTGAAGCAGTCGGTCTGCACGATCTTCCAATGCCAGTTCCAGATTGCCGGCAACCTGAATAATCTGCTCATTGCTGACCAGGTTACTGAGACCATCACTGCACAGGAGAAGGACTTCGCCTTCCTCCAGCTTGACGGTATCCAGATCTACCTTCACCTCGGCATCTGTTCCAAGTGCACGAGTCAGTACGTTGCGACGCGGATGATGGGACACATCTTCTTTGCTAATCTGACCATTTTTGAACAATTCATTCACCAGTGTATGGTCCTCGGTTAGCTGGATCACAGCTTTGTTCGCAATTTTGTAGGCTCTGCTATCACCGATGTGTCCAATAACACCTTCCGCATCGTTCAATAATGCCGCAACCACCGTTGTTCCCATGTTGTGATACTTGTCATCTGTTGATGCCGTGCGGAAGATAACTTCGTTGGCATGCAAAATAGCATCGCTGAGAGCCGCAGACAGAGACGCATGTGACAGACCTGGTTCCAGTGTTCCCAGATCTTTCACCAACGTCTCTACTGCCAAGCGGCTTGCCGTATCCCCTGCAAGATGTCCACCCATGCCATCGGCAACAATACCCAGAATATATCCTGTATCGAGATTACGAATCCAGGCTGAATCTTCATTCACCGAACGCACTCGTCCGATATGGCTCACATGAACTGTTTTGATCAAAACGTTCTCACCTCAACTCCATATGCTTTGCACGAAGCTGACCGCAAGCGGCAGCAATATCATGTCCCTGTTCACGACGAATGGTTACATTAACACCCTGTTCCGAGAGAATCTTCTGAAAATTGAAAATGTCGCTTCTCGATGTTCTTACGTATTTGCGTTCAGGTACATGGTTAACCGGAATCAGATTCACGTGACACAACATGTTCTTAAGCACACTTGCCAGTTCTGCTGCATGCTCTGGCTGGTCGTTTACCCCACCAATAAGTGCATACTCGAACGTAATTCTCCGACCTGTTTTGGCCAGATAATAACGAAGGGACTCCATCACGTCTTCAAAAGGAAAACGACGGTTAACCGGCATCAATTTCGAACGCAGTGCATCATTAGGTGCATGGATCGAAATGGCGAGGTTAATCTGTGTATCTTCATCTGCAAACTTGTAGATGTTCGGAACGATTCCGCTCGTGGATACCGTGATGTGACGCTGACCGATGTTCAGCCCTTTTTCATGAATCATAATGCGCAGGAAAGTCATCGTAGCTTCATAGTTTTCGAAAGGTTCACCCGAACCCATGATCACGATGCTGCTGACACGCTCGTTGCGTTCATCCAGAATTTTCTGAGCCTGCACAACCTGTGCAACAATCTCCCCAGCCGTAAGGTTACGCTTGAGACCACCCAATGTGGATGCACAGAACGTACAACCAATACGACAACCAACCTGTGTGGTTACACAGATGCTGTTCCCGTAGTTATGCTTCATGATTACTGTCTCAATGGCATGATCATCATGAAGACCAAAGAGGAATTTAACAGTTCCATCTTTGGATTCAAACTTGGTAATTTCCTTAAGCGTTACGAATTCAAATTGCTCTGTCAGCTTTTCACGCAATGGCTTGGACAGATTGGTCATTTCACTGAAATCATTCACGCGTTTTACATAAATCCAGTCAAAGATTTGGCCACCGCGAAACGCCGGCTCCCCATTCTCCACAGCCCATTGCTGCAGTTGTTCCAGAGAATAATCATATATAAAAGGTTTCATTTTGTTGTCAACACCTATTCCTTCTTTTCTTTTCGTTGGCTTCCTTCTTTTCGTTCCATTCGTCCTATTCTATCACAAAGACCACGTTACATCCATGTATACCCTTGATATCTGTACTTCATGCATTATAACACCTCAATGCCACCATCGCACCCTGTCATCACTTTTCTCTGACAATTATATCGAAGTCCCATCACAAAGAAATCCGCCGAAGTTCCCCTCGGCGGTCATGCTTCCGTGCTCTATTAAACTGTTATTCCGCTGTTTTTGTCAACCGTGCGATGAAAAATCCGTCGCTGTGAGCGTATTGTGGCAAAATCTGAATGCCACCGTTCACAACCTTCAAGTTTGCTGTCTCCGATTCGGACCAGACAGATGCTCCTGCTGGACTATATTCCGGATGTCGACTCAAGAAGTCTGCAACCATATCCTCATTCTCAGCAGGCTCAATGGTACACGTGCTATACACCAGAATACCACCTGGTTTTAACAACGGCGCAACCTGATCAAGCAATTCACGTTGCAAGCCTGCGATATCTTCGATATCTTTTACGGTTTTGGTCCATTTCACGTCTGGTTTGCGGCGAATAACACCCAGACCTGAACATGGTGCATCCAGCAAAATGCGGTCAAACGACGCTTCCGGATACCGCTCGTTCAGATCTAGCGCATCTCCAGTTACAGCATCGATGCAACTCAGACCGAGACGCTCCGCCTGATCCAGGATCAGCTGGCGCTTGTGAGGATGTACATCATTCGCGACAATACGACCGCGATCCTGCATTTTCTCCGCCATGTGAGCTGTTTTACCACCTGGAGCTGCGCAGCAATCTAATACAAGTTGGTCTACTTCTGGTGCAACTGCTTCAGCGACAAGCATGGAACTTTCGTCCTGTACAGAGAACAACCCGTCCCGATACCAGGACGTTAGAGCCATATTTCCGCCACTACGTACAAGAATACCATCGGAACTCAGGCGAGAAGCTTCAACGACTGCACCTGTGCTGGTCATCTCATGCATCAGTTTCTCCCGTGTGGTCATTGTGGTGTTGACCCGGACACTCACCGCTGGCGGCTCATTATTCGCACGACATATCACTTCTGCCGTCTCCTCGCCGTACTGGGCAATCCAGCGTTCAACCATCCATAACGGGTGGGAATGCTCCAGTGAAATACGTTCGGCAACAGGCAGATGTTCTGGAATACGAAGTTCATCCCGATTACGGATCATATTGCGAAGTACACCATTCACCATGCCCGAGATTCCCTGATGGCCCAGTTTCTTCGCCAGATTAACCGCTTCGCTCACCACGGCATGCTCCGGAATACGATCCAGATATATCATCTGATATACGCTGATTCGCAGCAGGCTACGAACCCATGGTTGCAGTTTGGATACTCCTTTGGCGACGTAACGTTCCAGAAAATAATCAAGTGTATTCAATCTGGCGATTGTTCCATACACCAATTCGGTAGCTAGTCCAGCATCTGCGGGGCTTAAATCCGCCTCTTTCAGACGGCGGTTCAACTCCAGATTACTGTATGCTCCATCTTGCTCAACAGCACTCAGAACCTTGACTGCCAATGCACGAGCAGATGTTTTGGGTTTCTGGGAGCGAGATGCACCACCCGATTTACCCGAATTCGGACGACGGTTTCCTTCACGCCCGGATGAATTTCCAGTAGGTTTCTGGCCTTTTCCTGACGAACGACCTGGTATGTTACCGCTCATCGCAGCACCGTTCCAGGTTTCAGTGTACCACCGCGAGCAAAGTCAGCGGCCTGCATCACTTTTTTGCCTGCTGGCTGCACTTCAGTCAACCAGAGAGACCCATTGCCTGTGCGGACTTCAATCCCTGCCTTGTTCAATTGCAGCACCGTTCCCGGTTCTGCTTGTCCAGCATCCGAAGAAGTTTCCAGGTCCACCTGATTGGGGTTAGCCGCAGCCCAGACTTTGAAGACCTGATCATCCCACATCGTAAATGCACCGGAGAACGGCACAAGACCACGAATCTGATTGAACAGTTCGCGTGAAGTACGACTCCAGTCCATTTTCTCGTCATCCCGAGTCAGATTGCGAGCATACGAAGCCTCGGCATCATCTTGAGGGACCGCCGTTGTCTCGCCTGCAATCAATCGTGGCATTTCTGCCTGAAGCAGTTTGGAACCAGCCTCACTTAATTTATCAAACATCGATCCTGATGTATCTTCATCCGTAATTGGCAGTTCCACACGAGAGATCATATCTCCGGTATCCAGGCCTTCAGCCATATACATCAATGTGACTCCTGTCACGGATTCCCCATTAATAATGGAACGTTGGATCGGGGCTCCTCCGCGATATTTCGGCAAAAGAGAGCCGTGCACGTTCACACAACCGCGAACTGGCATATCCAGCACAGCTTTGGGCAGAATCTGTCCAAAGGCCGCGGTCACGATCAGATCCGGCTTCCATTCAGCCAAGCGGGCTACGGCTTCCGGATCACGCAATTTAACAGGTTGAAACACCGGCAGACCGTGGCGTTCTGCCGCGGCTTTAACCGGTGTTGGCGTAAGTACTTTTTTGCGTCCCTGTGGTTTATCAGGCTGAGTCACCACACCCACCACATTGTATCCCTCTGCCATCAGCATATCGAGAGAAGGAACTGCAAATTCAGGTGTTCCCATAAAAACAATATTCAAATCGATCACTCCTTAATTACGACGCGGTCCCGTTTGATCGGCTGCAATTTCGTACACTTTCTCGGCGACATCCGTAAAGAGTACGCCATCCAGATGATCAATCTCATGCTGGAATGCACGGGACAGCAAGCCACTACCCGTAATAATCAGCTCTTTGCCTTCACGATCCAGACCTTTAACCGTAACGGTCTCGAAACGGCGAACGTCACCATTAATTCCAGGGATACTCAGACAACCTTCCGGTCCAAATTGTTCTCCCTCACTTGCAATGATCTCCGGGTTAATCATCTTGATCAGCCCTTGCTCATCACCTGCGTCGATAACAATCAGACGTTTCAGAATACCAACCTGTGGCGCAGCAAGACCTACACCTTCTGCATCGTACATGGTATCAGCCATATCATCCAGCAATTTTTGTACATTTGGTGTAATTTTGGTTACTTCTTTGGCTCTCTTGTGGAGCACCTCATCTGGTTCTTGCACGATAATGCGAATAGACATGTTGTAAGCACCTTCCTAATCCTCATCATAATTTCAGGACGATATCTGTATTTTGGGGTATTCAATTTAATCTATGTTTATACCGCTTGTTTACATCCGCATTGCTGCAAAATGCTTACATTAACATTTGCGGGTCTACATCCAGACTAATGAGCAATTTTTGCGCCTGAACATCATCGTCCATGCGCCGGGCCGTAGCCAGAGCAAGTCCTATGGCGTCTACATCCCCCCGCCATTTTATCATACATTGGAATCTGTATCTATTCTTGATCCGAGGAATCGGAGACGCTACCGGCCCCAGCACATCAAAGGCATCATTGCTGAATCGATCCAGACTGCCGAGCCATCCGGCCGCATTAGCCTTCTCTTTCAGTATTCGCGTG
Proteins encoded in this region:
- the rsgA gene encoding ribosome small subunit-dependent GTPase A; this translates as MPEGIIVKALSGYYYVMPVEDNGVPSVEGSAVQCRARGIFRKRGTSPLVGDRVSYMLTENGEGTVDEIRKRETELIRPPVANVSLAVLVFSVKEPDMNLNLLDKFLVHIEQAGLDALIVLTKLDLADPAKDTVAEVKALYEQVGYEVISTSSRTGEGSELLRDRLAGKISVFSGQSGVGKSSMLNALMPGLTLETNAISMRLGRGKHTTRHVELIPLDNGGFVADTPGFSQLDFLEIGVEELSTCFREFAQFADQCKFRGCTHTHEPGCRVLAAKEEGLISESRYQHYVLFLTEMKDKKRRY
- the pknB gene encoding Stk1 family PASTA domain-containing Ser/Thr kinase, with protein sequence MIGHQLGGRYEVIERVGGGGMALVYKAQDLLLNRNVAIKVLRQQFVHDEEFIRRFRREAQSAASLSHPNVVSIYDVGQEDDVHYIVMEYVEGKNLNEIIKERAPLQVDESVRIASQIADALDHAHHNQIIHRDIKPHNILIGRNGRVKVTDFGIARAVTSTTITQTGSVVGSVHYFSPEHAKGIVTGEKSDLYSLGIVLYQMLTGQLPFLGESPISVALKHLQEEFDEPRKFNPLIPQSVENVILKSMRKNPQERYQSAKEMQTDLETCLMPERRNETKIDFPDEDDIDQTRVMPAIKPEPRGVTSTGAVPVMESDEETGKGKAKSKSWKKPALLISLTVLILIAMVGVVWYVKGMLVVPEVTVPNVITQTEEKAREMLEEKGLVVSDEVIRLYQEGVEPGIVYEQSRKEGDVVKEGSEVQISVGAEKELVKMIDVKQDPYDEAVKKLTALGIKEDQIQRKDDFSNDVASGSVISQTPGVNEEFDPVTVQIELTVSKGTETVKMPDLKNLTRSEAEEKLKSAGLELAQVQEEPSYTIEKGKVTQQWPVEAGTEVSPGDKITIFISTGYPPEALQYPFDINVSPKEEGKNSKIRITYEDARGKNQEWGTRTVNSTQMLTIPLVLAPNENGAVSVYRDGQFLDTYLVSYSEAKNGTVNVPSIDPEQSTETPPENEPDPGEGSVDEGSVDSNQEGEPESTPADGEGESVDEDTSAMNNGKGHGKEKEKKKEVINASSRP
- a CDS encoding Stp1/IreP family PP2C-type Ser/Thr phosphatase yields the protein MIKTVHVSHIGRVRSVNEDSAWIRNLDTGYILGIVADGMGGHLAGDTASRLAVETLVKDLGTLEPGLSHASLSAALSDAILHANEVIFRTASTDDKYHNMGTTVVAALLNDAEGVIGHIGDSRAYKIANKAVIQLTEDHTLVNELFKNGQISKEDVSHHPRRNVLTRALGTDAEVKVDLDTVKLEEGEVLLLCSDGLSNLVSNEQIIQVAGNLELALEDRADRLLQLALLAGGDDNITVALFELQREGSVDTETGCES
- the rlmN gene encoding 23S rRNA (adenine(2503)-C(2))-methyltransferase RlmN; its protein translation is MKPFIYDYSLEQLQQWAVENGEPAFRGGQIFDWIYVKRVNDFSEMTNLSKPLREKLTEQFEFVTLKEITKFESKDGTVKFLFGLHDDHAIETVIMKHNYGNSICVTTQVGCRIGCTFCASTLGGLKRNLTAGEIVAQVVQAQKILDERNERVSSIVIMGSGEPFENYEATMTFLRIMIHEKGLNIGQRHITVSTSGIVPNIYKFADEDTQINLAISIHAPNDALRSKLMPVNRRFPFEDVMESLRYYLAKTGRRITFEYALIGGVNDQPEHAAELASVLKNMLCHVNLIPVNHVPERKYVRTSRSDIFNFQKILSEQGVNVTIRREQGHDIAAACGQLRAKHMELR
- the rsmB gene encoding 16S rRNA (cytosine(967)-C(5))-methyltransferase RsmB → MSGNIPGRSSGKGQKPTGNSSGREGNRRPNSGKSGGASRSQKPKTSARALAVKVLSAVEQDGAYSNLELNRRLKEADLSPADAGLATELVYGTIARLNTLDYFLERYVAKGVSKLQPWVRSLLRISVYQMIYLDRIPEHAVVSEAVNLAKKLGHQGISGMVNGVLRNMIRNRDELRIPEHLPVAERISLEHSHPLWMVERWIAQYGEETAEVICRANNEPPAVSVRVNTTMTTREKLMHEMTSTGAVVEASRLSSDGILVRSGGNMALTSWYRDGLFSVQDESSMLVAEAVAPEVDQLVLDCCAAPGGKTAHMAEKMQDRGRIVANDVHPHKRQLILDQAERLGLSCIDAVTGDALDLNERYPEASFDRILLDAPCSGLGVIRRKPDVKWTKTVKDIEDIAGLQRELLDQVAPLLKPGGILVYSTCTIEPAENEDMVADFLSRHPEYSPAGASVWSESETANLKVVNGGIQILPQYAHSDGFFIARLTKTAE
- the fmt gene encoding methionyl-tRNA formyltransferase, whose protein sequence is MNIVFMGTPEFAVPSLDMLMAEGYNVVGVVTQPDKPQGRKKVLTPTPVKAAAERHGLPVFQPVKLRDPEAVARLAEWKPDLIVTAAFGQILPKAVLDMPVRGCVNVHGSLLPKYRGGAPIQRSIINGESVTGVTLMYMAEGLDTGDMISRVELPITDEDTSGSMFDKLSEAGSKLLQAEMPRLIAGETTAVPQDDAEASYARNLTRDDEKMDWSRTSRELFNQIRGLVPFSGAFTMWDDQVFKVWAAANPNQVDLETSSDAGQAEPGTVLQLNKAGIEVRTGNGSLWLTEVQPAGKKVMQAADFARGGTLKPGTVLR
- the def gene encoding peptide deformylase, with amino-acid sequence MSIRIIVQEPDEVLHKRAKEVTKITPNVQKLLDDMADTMYDAEGVGLAAPQVGILKRLIVIDAGDEQGLIKMINPEIIASEGEQFGPEGCLSIPGINGDVRRFETVTVKGLDREGKELIITGSGLLSRAFQHEIDHLDGVLFTDVAEKVYEIAADQTGPRRN